One window of the Eucalyptus grandis isolate ANBG69807.140 chromosome 6, ASM1654582v1, whole genome shotgun sequence genome contains the following:
- the LOC120294868 gene encoding LOW QUALITY PROTEIN: GPI ethanolamine phosphate transferase 1-like (The sequence of the model RefSeq protein was modified relative to this genomic sequence to represent the inferred CDS: inserted 4 bases in 3 codons; deleted 2 bases in 2 codons) — protein MGVKMGSWGRAMPRAGEGVSGKRRWLKRRSXWLVVSGWLSHAVYMLSIFDIYFKTPIVHGMDPVAPRFSAPAKRLVLLVADGLRADKFYEPDSEGHFRAPFLRSIIRERGRWGVSHARPPTESRPGHVAIYSWVYEDPSAVTKVRWKANPVEFDSVFNRSKHTYAFXSPDIVPIFCGALPHSTWNSYPHEFEDFATDASFLDEWSFDQFQNLLDRSFTDEDLREALQQDNLVVFLHLLGCDSNGHAHRPFSSIYLNNVKVVDHIAKRVFDLVEGYYKDNRTAYVFTADHGMSDKGSHGDGHPSNTDTPXVVWGAGVKYPKSASASDHSDHGRFVDEHMHDTPTPTVWGLSGIERVDVNQADIAPLMSTLIGLPCPMNSVGNLPLGYIDMNEAEEVEAVLSNTKQILNQFLHKSHIKQSNTLFFKPFKPLEHYMSVVDQIEELISIGDYKAALKRSEDLRSLALEGLHYFQTYDWLMLMAVITSGYIGWMLYLVLHVLQSYTSLPGVLFRKERAVQQKKDTRKVMCKPCLWFLY, from the exons ATGGGGGTCAAGATGGGATCTTGGGGACGGGCGATGCCCCGAGCCGGAGAAGGCGTCAGCGGGAAGCGGAGGTGGCTGAAGAGGCGGA GGTGGCTGGTGGTCTCGGGGTGGCTCTCCCACGCCGTGTACATGCTCAGCATATTCGACATCTACTTCAAGACTCCCATTGTCCACGGCATGGATCCCGTCGCTCCTCGCTTCTCCGCACCCGCCAAGCGCCTCGTTCTTCTCGTTG CGGATGGCTTGCGTGCGGATAAATTTTATGAACCGGATTCGGAAGGACACTTTAGAGCACCTTTCTTGAGAAGTATAATTAGA GAAAGAGGTCGCTGGGGAGTGTCCCATGCTCGTCCTCCTACAGAATCA AGGCCTGGACATGTTGCTATTTATAGCTGGGTTTATGAGGACCCCAGTGCTGTGACAAAGGTCA GATGGAAAGCTAATCCTGTTGAATTTGACTCGGTATTTAATAGAAGCAAACATACGTATGCCT GTAGCCCAGACATAGTTCCTATATTCTGTGGTGCCTTGCCACATAGCACTTGGAATAGCTACCCACATGAGTTTGAAGACTTTGCAACTG ATGCATCCTTTTTGGATGAGTGGTCTTTTGATCAATTTCAAAACCTCTTGGACAGGTCTTTTACCGATGAGGACTTGAGAGAAGCACTTCAACAGGATAATCTGGTTGTCTTTCTCCATCTACTAGGCTGTGACTCAAATGGACATGCTCATCGACCCTTCTCATCCATCTATCTCAATAATGTTAAGGTCGTTGATCACATTGCCAAACGTGTTTTTGATCTCGTTGAAGGTTATTACAAAGATAATCGCACTGCGTATGTTTTTACAGCTGATCACGGAATGAGCGACAAAG GAAGTCATGGAGATGGGCATCCCTCCAACACTGACACACC TGTTGTTTGGGGAGCTGGGGTTAAATATCCCAAATCAGCTTCTGCCAGTGACCACTCTGATCATGGCCGGTTTGTTGATGAGCATATGCATGACACGCCAACACCTACGGTGTGGGGCCTTAGTGGCATTGAAAGAGTGGATGTCAATCAAGCTGATATTGCACCTCTTATG TCAACTCTTATTGGTTTGCCATGTCCAATGAACTCAGTGGGAAATTTGCCTCTTGGATACATTGATATGAATGAG GCAGAGGAAGTTGAAGCTGTGCTGTCCAATACAAAACAAATACTAAACCAGTTCCTTCATAAATCAC ATATAAAGCAATCAAATACATTATTCTTCAAGCCATTCAAACCACTAGAGCACTATATGTCAGTTGTGGACCAAATTGAGGAACTGATCTCCATCGGAGATTACAAAGCTGCATTGAAGCGAAGTGAAGATTTAAGGAGTTTGGCTCTTGAAGGCCTTCATTATTTTCAAACTTATGATTGGCTGATGCTGATGGCTGTAATTACTTCGGGATATATTGGTTGGATGCTCTATCTCGTTCTCCATGTGCTGCAATCTTATACGTCATTGCCGGGTGTTCTATTCCGAAAGGAGAGAGCAGTGCAGCAGAAAAAAGACACCAGAAAAGTAATGTGTAAACCTTGTTTGTGGTTTTTGTATTGA
- the LOC120294992 gene encoding pistil-specific extensin-like protein translates to MASKTVLLVLGLLLPLITTRVSSADNEEKLILKALYAKIPTPAPVKAPAPATVPVKAPPTPAPVTKTPPPLPPVTKPPLLCLPSLSPLPPPLPSCR, encoded by the exons ATGGCTTCAAAAACTGTGCTCCTGGTGttgggtcttcttcttcctctgatcACTACCCGG GTTTCATCTGCTGACAATGAGGAGAAACTCATTTTGAAG GCCCTATATGCCAAGATCCCAACACCGGCTCCGGTGAAGGCGCCAGCTCCGGCTACAGTTCCTGTGAAGGCACCTCCTACCCCTGCCCCGGTCACTAAGACCCCACCTCCTCTGCCACCGGTCACTAAGCCTCCCCTACTCTGCCTCCCGTCCCTAAGCCCGCTGCCACCTCCGCTCCCCTCCTGTCGCTAA